The sequence AACCAATGTTTGATATGGGGAAGCAAAAAAATGGATCTCAACCAAAAGCATTGGCAAATGCGGTTTGGAATGCAGCGATGAATATTGACAATATGGAAAATATGAGAGCTTTTGTGACAAAAATTGGTGAAACTCATGTGAAATCTCATGTCAAACCCGAACACTATCCAATCGTGGGAGAATGTTTACTTAAAGCGATCAAAACTGTATTAGGAGCAGATGAAACGGTTTTAAAAGCTTGGGAAAAGGCTTATGGAGAGCTTGCAAAATTTTATATTCAAATCGAAGAAGAACTCTACAAAAAAGCTTAATTTAAAAAGAGGGAGGGGGGGGGAATTAACTCTACTTGTTTAAATGTTTTTGAAACTCTATAGATTCTGATACTTTTTGTTAATTTTGATTTTTTCTCTCAGATGGGGTGCTGGGAATAAACCCTTGAAGTTTTTTCTTGCGATGAAAATTGATTGCAAATCGATGTGCCTCATCTCTGAGTTTTTGACAGAATTGAAGTCTTGTATCACTTGGCAAAAGGGAGAATTCTTTGGTTTGATTTTGAATGATTGCTCGAAGAATATCCTTGGCTCTTCCCTTGGCACGATGTGCTTTGTGATCAAGCTTTTCTTTGGCGATTGCGATGATATCGATTTCTACACCACTACTTTCTAGCACTTCTTGAGCGATTTTGATTTGTGCAACCCCTCCATCAAGGAGCCAAAGATCAGGGGGGGAATCTTTTTCAAAATCCTTAGCGCGTCGCACAAGCATTTCACGCATTTGAGAATATTCATCACTTCCTTCCAAAAGATAGTGCCGATAAGAAGTTTTGACCCATTTTTGATCTTCATAAACAACCATTGCCCCGACATTATTTTTCCCTCCGTGATGACTTGTATCAAATACTTCGATTCGATAAGGAATGTGGCTTAGGTCAAAAAGCTTTTGAATCTGCAACAAAAGATCACTCTCATCATTTTTTGTGCGTGAAATTTCTTTGGCATTGAGAAGTGCAAGATCGACAAGCTCTTTTTTCTCTCCTTTTTGAGGGATAAGGATTTTGATTTTGTGTCCAAGCCATTCTTGCCAAGAGAGGGTTTCTTCAAGCAAGATTTCATTGGGGAGCAAAATTGCATTGGGGAGGATTGGAAGATCTTTTGAATAATGTGATACAAGGGCTTGTTGATAGAGAGATAATAGATCTTCTTTTTCCAAGATTCCTTGTTGGAGAGGGATCTTGTCATAATCACTAGAGATGATTTTCCCCTCTCGCATATAGAGTTTGACAAGTGTAGCCATTTTCCCATCGTGATGGATTGCAAACACATCCCAATTGGCATCTTGTGTATGTAGATCAATCACAGAATCAATGCTAAGAGAAGAGAACTTTTTGATTCGATCACGCAAAATAAGTGCTTCCTCAAAGCGTTCTTGTGAGGCTAGGATCTGCATTCTCTCTTCTAAGTGTGAGATAAGGAGTTTTTTGTTTTTGAGATACTCAAAACAAGAATGTAAAATTTTTTGATATTCCTCTTGTGAGATTTTTCCCTCACAGGGGGCTTTGCAACGCTTGATTTGGTAAAACAAGCAAGCCTTTTTTTCACGCAGGCAATTTCCTTTTTGCACCAAAGGTAAAAGCTCATAAAGACTATCAAGCAAATCTCTTGCTCCAGAACAGAAGGGCCCAAAATATAAACAATTTTTATTTTTTTTGTTGCGTGTGATTTGGGGGCGCGGAAAGGGTGAAGAAAGGTCAAAAAAGATATAGGGATAGGTTTTGTCATCCCTAAGCAGGATATTGTATTTGGGTTTAAGTTGTTTGATAAGGGAGTTTTCTAAGATAAGGGCATCGTGCTCGCTTTTGACAATCAATGTCTGAATCGAATGGATTTGAAGCACCATATGGTGGATTCTAGAGCTTAGGTTTGAGCTAGGAGAAGCATCACTGACTTTAAAATAGCTTCGCACGCGGTTGTAGAGATTTTTCGCTTTTCCCACATAGAGTAGGCGCCCTTTTTGGTCAAAATATTGATAGATCCCGCTAGTTTTAGGAAGTGTCTGGAGTGTGTGGATGAGTTGAGATTTAGGATTCATGGCTTTGTTGGATAATGTGTTGGATGGATTCAAAGATAGAAGTGAGTTTGGGATTGGTGCTTTGGATTTGAAAGTTTCCATCGCTTCTTTCTTGATAGGCTTGGATGAAAAAAGTCTCAATGATTTCATTGTATCTTGCAAAGTGTCTAGGAGGTAGAAAGCGAATACAGCCTTGCTCTTGGTATTTTTGGATCAAGGCGCGTCTTTGGCGATAGCTTTTGATTTGCTTGAGTTGAGCATCAAGCTCTTCTTTTGAGAGCAGAGAAGTTGAGCGTTTTGGTGGAGATGGGGTTTGTGGAAAATATGCTTTGATTTGTTTGAGTGAGGAAAGTGTGGGAAAATGTTCTTTGAAGGAAGAGAGGGTGTTGAGTAGTATTGGAGCGGTGTAG comes from Helicobacter kayseriensis and encodes:
- a CDS encoding globin domain-containing protein encodes the protein MLDQNTIDIVKSTAPILKERGEEITQEFYRDMFERYPEVKPMFDMGKQKNGSQPKALANAVWNAAMNIDNMENMRAFVTKIGETHVKSHVKPEHYPIVGECLLKAIKTVLGADETVLKAWEKAYGELAKFYIQIEEELYKKA